From a single Solanum dulcamara chromosome 4, daSolDulc1.2, whole genome shotgun sequence genomic region:
- the LOC129887895 gene encoding aspartokinase 2, chloroplastic-like isoform X1, with product MGTLSHFCGVKTPYPSLIKRSVHFPQLDFVATVPFASAPSKSVKASCCERVQRLICRAQAADVVNPRETKNESFDEVPGELTCVMKFGGSSVASAERMREVADLILSFPEERPVVVLSAMGKTTNNLLLAGEKAQSCGVSNVSDLQELAFVKELHLRTIDELGVESSTISKHLLELEQLLNGIALMKELTPRARDYLVSFGECMSTRIFTAYLNKLGVNARQYDAFEMGIITTDDFTNADILEATYPAVAKRLTGDWMSNPAIPIVTGFLGKGWRTCAVTTLGRGGSDLTATTIGKALGLREIQVWKDVDGVLTCDPNIYPRAETVPYLTFDEAAELAYFGAQVLHPQSMRPAREGDIPVRVKNSYNPKAPGTLIVKTRDMSKAVLTSIVLKRNVTMLDIASTRMLGQFGFLAKVFSIFEDLGISVDVVATSEVSISLTLDPSKLWSRELIQQASELDNVVEELEKIAVVKLLQNRSIISLIGNVQRSSLILEKAFHVMHTNGVNVQMISQGASKVNISLIVNDSEAEQCVRALHKSFFESNLSELVWEGRSGNGYATTPLSTLSN from the exons ATGGGAACCTTGTCACATTTTTGTGGGGTTAAAACTCCTTACCCTTCTCTAATCAAAAGAAGCGTGCATTTCCCACAGCTTGATTTTGTGGCTACTGTTCCCTTTGCTTCTGCACCAAGTAAATCTGTGAAGGCTTCTTGTTGTGAAAGAGTCCAGAGACTGATATGTAGAGCACAAGCAGCTGATGTAGTTAATCCTAGAGAGACCAAGAATGAATCTTTTGATGAGGTTCCCGGTGAATTAACCTGCGTTATGAAGTTTGGTGGTTCATCAGTAGCCTCAGCCGAAAGAATGAGAGAAGTAGCTGATCTTATTCTTAGCTTTCCAGAAGAGAGACCTGTTGTTGTTCTCTCTGCAATGGGAAAGACAACAAACAACCTTTTGCTG GCTGGTGAAAAGGCTCAGAGTTGCGGTGTTTCCAATGTTTCTGATCTGCAAGAGTTGGCTTTTGTAAAGGAGCTCCATCTTAG GACAATAGACGAACTTGGAGTAGAGAGTTCTACCATTTCAA AGCATCTACTCGAACTGGAACAACTTTTGAATGGAATTGCTTTGATGAAAGAGTTGACTCCACGAGCAAGGGACTACTTGGTGTCCTTTGGAGAGTGTATGTCCACAAGAATATTTACGGCATATCTGAATAAACTTGGTGTCAACGCCCGCCAA TATGATGCATTTGAGATGGGTATTATAACTACTGATGATTTCACTAATGCGGATATATTGGAAGCAACTTATCCTGCTGTTGCAAAGAGATTAACTGGTGATTGGATGAGTAATCCTGCAATCCCTATTGTCACTGGGTTTCTGGGGAag GGTTGGAGGACTTGTGCTGTGACTACACTAGGTAGGGGTGGTAGTGACTTGACTGCTACAACAATTGGTAAAGCATTGGGATTACGTGAAATTCAG GTCTGGAAGGATGTTGATGGTGTTTTGACATGTGATCCCAACATATATCCACGTGCTGAGACTGTGCCATATCTAACTTTTGACGAGGCAGCTGAACTTGCATACTTTGGCGCACAG GTCCTTCATCCACAGTCCATGAGGCCTGCTAGAGAGGGTGATATTCCTGTTAGGGTTAAGAACTCATATAATCCTAAAGCTCCTGGTACTCTCATCGTTAAAACAAGAGATATGAGTAAG GCGGTACTTACAAGTATTGTTCTTAAACGAAACGTAACCATGTTGGATATCGCGAGTACCCGTATGCTTGGTCAATTTGGCTTTCTTGCAAAG GTCTTCTCCATCTTTGAAGATTTAGGGATATCTGTTGATGTCGTTGCGACAAGTGAAGTTAGTATTTCCTTGACATTGGACCCATCAAAACTTTGGAGCAGAGAACTAATTCAACAGGCAAGC GAGCTTGATAATGTTgtagaagaacttgagaaaaTTGCAGTTGTGAAGCTACTTCAAAACAGATCAATCATCTCTCTGATTGGGAACGTCCAGAGGTCCTCGTTGATTTTGGAAAAG GCTTTCCACGTTATGCATACCAATGGGGTCAACGTCCAAATGATCTCTCAAGGTGCATCCAAG GTCAATATCTCATTGATAGTGAATGACAGTGAAGCGGAACAATGTGTAAGGGCTCTCCACAAATCCTTCTTTGAGAGCAATCTTTCTGAACTAGTCTGGGAAGGTCGATCCGGAAATGGCTATGCTACCACTCCCTTGTCCACATTGTCCAATTGA
- the LOC129887895 gene encoding aspartokinase 2, chloroplastic-like isoform X2 produces the protein MGTLSHFCGVKTPYPSLIKRSVHFPQLDFVATVPFASAPSKSVKASCCERVQRLICRAQAADVVNPRETKNESFDEVPGELTCVMKFGGSSVASAERMREVADLILSFPEERPVVVLSAMGKTTNNLLLAGEKAQSCGVSNVSDLQELAFVKELHLRTIDELGVESSTISKHLLELEQLLNGIALMKELTPRARDYLVSFGECMSTRIFTAYLNKLGVNARQYDAFEMGIITTDDFTNADILEATYPAVAKRLTGDWMSNPAIPIVTGFLGKGWRTCAVTTLGRGGSDLTATTIGKALGLREIQVWKDVDGVLTCDPNIYPRAETVPYLTFDEAAELAYFGAQVLHPQSMRPAREGDIPVRVKNSYNPKAPGTLIVKTRDMSKAVLTSIVLKRNVTMLDIASTRMLGQFGFLAKVFSIFEDLGISVDVVATSEVSISLTLDPSKLWSRELIQQELDNVVEELEKIAVVKLLQNRSIISLIGNVQRSSLILEKAFHVMHTNGVNVQMISQGASKVNISLIVNDSEAEQCVRALHKSFFESNLSELVWEGRSGNGYATTPLSTLSN, from the exons ATGGGAACCTTGTCACATTTTTGTGGGGTTAAAACTCCTTACCCTTCTCTAATCAAAAGAAGCGTGCATTTCCCACAGCTTGATTTTGTGGCTACTGTTCCCTTTGCTTCTGCACCAAGTAAATCTGTGAAGGCTTCTTGTTGTGAAAGAGTCCAGAGACTGATATGTAGAGCACAAGCAGCTGATGTAGTTAATCCTAGAGAGACCAAGAATGAATCTTTTGATGAGGTTCCCGGTGAATTAACCTGCGTTATGAAGTTTGGTGGTTCATCAGTAGCCTCAGCCGAAAGAATGAGAGAAGTAGCTGATCTTATTCTTAGCTTTCCAGAAGAGAGACCTGTTGTTGTTCTCTCTGCAATGGGAAAGACAACAAACAACCTTTTGCTG GCTGGTGAAAAGGCTCAGAGTTGCGGTGTTTCCAATGTTTCTGATCTGCAAGAGTTGGCTTTTGTAAAGGAGCTCCATCTTAG GACAATAGACGAACTTGGAGTAGAGAGTTCTACCATTTCAA AGCATCTACTCGAACTGGAACAACTTTTGAATGGAATTGCTTTGATGAAAGAGTTGACTCCACGAGCAAGGGACTACTTGGTGTCCTTTGGAGAGTGTATGTCCACAAGAATATTTACGGCATATCTGAATAAACTTGGTGTCAACGCCCGCCAA TATGATGCATTTGAGATGGGTATTATAACTACTGATGATTTCACTAATGCGGATATATTGGAAGCAACTTATCCTGCTGTTGCAAAGAGATTAACTGGTGATTGGATGAGTAATCCTGCAATCCCTATTGTCACTGGGTTTCTGGGGAag GGTTGGAGGACTTGTGCTGTGACTACACTAGGTAGGGGTGGTAGTGACTTGACTGCTACAACAATTGGTAAAGCATTGGGATTACGTGAAATTCAG GTCTGGAAGGATGTTGATGGTGTTTTGACATGTGATCCCAACATATATCCACGTGCTGAGACTGTGCCATATCTAACTTTTGACGAGGCAGCTGAACTTGCATACTTTGGCGCACAG GTCCTTCATCCACAGTCCATGAGGCCTGCTAGAGAGGGTGATATTCCTGTTAGGGTTAAGAACTCATATAATCCTAAAGCTCCTGGTACTCTCATCGTTAAAACAAGAGATATGAGTAAG GCGGTACTTACAAGTATTGTTCTTAAACGAAACGTAACCATGTTGGATATCGCGAGTACCCGTATGCTTGGTCAATTTGGCTTTCTTGCAAAG GTCTTCTCCATCTTTGAAGATTTAGGGATATCTGTTGATGTCGTTGCGACAAGTGAAGTTAGTATTTCCTTGACATTGGACCCATCAAAACTTTGGAGCAGAGAACTAATTCAACAG GAGCTTGATAATGTTgtagaagaacttgagaaaaTTGCAGTTGTGAAGCTACTTCAAAACAGATCAATCATCTCTCTGATTGGGAACGTCCAGAGGTCCTCGTTGATTTTGGAAAAG GCTTTCCACGTTATGCATACCAATGGGGTCAACGTCCAAATGATCTCTCAAGGTGCATCCAAG GTCAATATCTCATTGATAGTGAATGACAGTGAAGCGGAACAATGTGTAAGGGCTCTCCACAAATCCTTCTTTGAGAGCAATCTTTCTGAACTAGTCTGGGAAGGTCGATCCGGAAATGGCTATGCTACCACTCCCTTGTCCACATTGTCCAATTGA
- the LOC129887893 gene encoding sec14 cytosolic factor-like, producing MERNLENPLTQMRKSVEKLGSSIESYGKKTLMRFLIARSMNPEKAARMFCQWKKWRAEMVPLGYITDSEVADELAAEKIYLQGLSKNGHPVVMVKSNKHFQSKDPVQFKKFVVHILDKTIASSFNGREIGNEKLIGIVDLQKITYSNADLRGMITGFQFLQAYYPERLATCYLLHMPQFFVTIWRFICRFLDKATQQKVRIVTSEEQKEEFIREVGEDVLPEEYGGRPKLVLLQDVAVNY from the exons ATGGAGAGAAATCTAGAAAATCCATTGACCCAAATGAGGAAATCAGTTGAAAAGCTTGGATCTTCCATTGAA AGTTATGGAAAGAAGACACTAATGAGGTTCTTGATTGCAAGATCAATGAACCCAGAAAAAGCTGCAAGGATGTTTTGTCAGTGGAAAAAATGGAGGGCTGAAATGGTTCCACTAGGGTACATCACTGATTCTGAAGTTGCAGATGAATTAGCAGCTGAAAAAATTTATTTGCAGGGATTATCCAAGAATGGGCACCCTGTTGTGATGGTTAAAAGTAACAAACATTTTCAATCCAAGGATCCAGTTCAATTCAAGA AATTCGTGGTTCATATATTAGACAAAACAATTGCAAG TTCGTTCAATGGTAGAGAAATAGGAAATGAGAAACTTATTGGAATTGTTGATCTCCAGAAAATTACATATAGCAATGCTGATCTTCGTGGAATGATCACTGGTTTTCAGTTTTTACAG GCATACTACCCTGAGCGCTTAGCTACTTGTTACCTTTTACACATGCCACAATTCTTTGTCACCATATGGCGATTTATTTGTCGCTTCCTTGATAAAGCAACTCAACAGAAG GTGAGGATTGTTACAAGTGAAGAACAAAAGGAAGAGTTCATCCGAGAGGTTGGTGAAGACGTCTTACCGGAGGAGTATGGAGGGCGCCCTAAACTTGTACTTTTGCAGGATGTTGCTGTGAACTACTAA
- the LOC129887894 gene encoding uncharacterized protein LOC129887894, with the protein MHSPALSLRHNHFLNGVSAAASGIRLPRSISSSTSSSSFRVRMSLKENGPSVAVVGVTGAVGQEFLSVLSDRNFPYRSLKLLASKRSAGKSMKFEDRDYTVEELTEDSFDGIDIALFSAGGSISKKFGPLAAQKGTIVVDNSSAFRMDENVPLVIPEVNPEAMAHVKIGSGKGALIANPNCSTIICLMAVTPLHRHAKVKRMVVSTYQAASGAGAAAMEELVQQTREVLEGKEPTCNIFNQQYAFNLFSHNAPIQPNGYNEEEMKLVKETRKIWSDKDVKVTATCIRVPVMRAHAESVNLQFENPLDENTARDILKKAPGIVVVDDRASNRFPTPLEVSNKDDVAVGRVRRDVSQDGDYGLDIFVCGDQIRKGAALNAVQIAEMLL; encoded by the exons ATGCACTCTCCGGCGCTTTCTCTCCGTCACAACCATTTCCTCAATGGCGTCTCCGCCGCGGCATCCGGCATTCGTCTACCACGCTCAATCTCATCTTccacctcctcctcctccttccgCGTCCGTATGTCTCTCAAGGAAAACGGCCCATCCGTCGCCGTTGTCGGCGTTACGGGCGCCGTAGGTCAAGAGTTTCTCTCCGTTCTCTCCGACCGTAACTTCCCTTACCGTTCACTTAAACTCCTCGCAAGCAAAAGATCAGCTGGTAAATCGATGAAATTTGAGGACCGAGATTATACTGTTGAAGAACTCACGGAGGACAGTTTTGATGGGATAGATATTGCATTGTTTAGTGCTGGTGGTTCGATTAGTAAGAAATTTGGACCGTTGGCTGCTCAAAAGGGAACTATTGTGGTGGATAATAGCTCAGCTTTTCGAATGGATGAGAATGTGCCTCTTGTGATTCCGGAAGTGAATCCTGAAGCAATGGCGCATGTCAAGATTGGTTCTGGGAAGGGAGCGCTTATTGCGAATCCGAATTGCTCTACTATTATTTGCTTGATGGCTGTTACTCCTCTCCATCGGCATGCTAAG GTCAAACGCATGGTTGTTAGTACATATCAGGCAGCTAGTGGTGCTGGTGCTGCTGCAATGGAAGAGCTAGTGCAGCAGACTCGTGAG GTCCTGGAGGGAAAAGAACCAACCTGCAATATCTTTAACCAGCAG TATGCTTTTAATCTTTTCTCACATAATGCACCTATTCAACCCAACGGATATAatgaagaggaaatgaaactggtcaaagaaacaagaaaaatatgG AGTGACAAGGATGTCAAGGTTACTGCAACATGTATACGTGTTCCTGTTATGCGTGCACATGCTGAGAGCGTGAATCTTCAATTTGAGAATCCCCTCGATGAG AATACTGCAAGAGATATTCTTAAAAAAGCACCAGGTATAGTTGTAGTCGATGACCGTGCAAGTAATAGATTCCCAACCCCACTTGAAGTTTCCAATAAAGACGATGTTGCAGTTGGGAGAGTACGACGTGATGTTTCCCAAGATGGAGATTATGG GCTGGACATCTTTGTCTGTGGTGATCAAATACGCAAGGGAGCCGCTCTTAATGCTGTCCAGATTGCAGAAATGCTGTTGTAG